The Yersinia intermedia genome window below encodes:
- the ompR gene encoding two-component system response regulator OmpR: protein MQENHKILVVDDDMRLRALLERYLTEQGFQVRSVANAEQMDRLLTRESFHLMVLDLMLPGEDGLSICRRLRSQSNPMPIIMVTAKGEEVDRIVGLEIGADDYIPKPFNPRELLARIRAVLRRQANELPGAPSQEEAVIAFGKFKLNLGTREMFREDEPMPLTSGEFAVLKALVSHPREPLSRDKLMNLARGREYSAMERSIDVQISRLRRMVEEDPAHPRYIQTVWGLGYVFVPDGSKA, encoded by the coding sequence ATGCAAGAGAATCACAAGATTCTGGTCGTTGATGACGATATGCGCCTGCGCGCGCTGTTGGAGCGTTACCTAACAGAGCAAGGTTTCCAGGTGCGCAGTGTTGCCAATGCTGAACAGATGGATCGCTTGCTAACCCGTGAGTCTTTCCACCTGATGGTGCTTGATCTGATGTTACCGGGTGAAGATGGTTTGTCTATCTGCCGCCGTCTGCGTAGCCAAAGCAACCCAATGCCGATCATTATGGTGACGGCGAAGGGTGAAGAAGTTGACCGTATCGTCGGATTGGAAATTGGTGCTGACGATTATATTCCGAAACCATTTAACCCACGCGAATTACTGGCCCGTATCCGTGCGGTGTTACGCCGTCAGGCTAACGAGTTACCGGGTGCACCTTCACAGGAAGAAGCGGTAATTGCGTTTGGTAAGTTCAAACTCAATTTAGGCACCCGCGAGATGTTCCGTGAAGATGAACCTATGCCACTGACCAGCGGTGAGTTTGCGGTGCTGAAAGCCTTGGTGAGTCATCCGCGTGAGCCGTTGTCACGCGATAAGCTGATGAATCTGGCCCGAGGCCGTGAATACAGTGCGATGGAGCGCTCCATCGACGTACAGATTTCACGTCTGCGCCGTATGGTAGAAGAAGATCCGGCGCATCCGCGCTATATCCAAACTGTGTGGGGCTTGGGCTACGTATTTGTACCGGACGGCAGTAAAGCATGA
- the hslO gene encoding Hsp33 family molecular chaperone HslO, protein MSNHDQLHRYLFANHAVRGELVSVNETYQQVLANHDYPPAVQKLLGEMLVATSLLTATLKFDGDITVQLQGADGPLSLAVINGNNQQQMRGVARFKGEISDESTLKEMVGNGYLVITITPAKGERYQGVVALEGETIAACLENYFMQSEQLPTRLFIRTGNVEGKAAAGGMLLQVLPAEERNEDEFDHLAQLTTTIKAEELFTLPANEVLYRLYHQEEVTLYEPQNVSFRCTCSRERCADALVTLSEDDITEMLEQDGNIDMHCEYCGNHYLFDAVDIASLKSGNSSSSEQIH, encoded by the coding sequence ATGTCTAATCACGACCAATTACACCGCTATCTGTTTGCTAACCATGCGGTACGCGGTGAGCTGGTTTCAGTCAATGAAACCTATCAGCAAGTATTAGCCAACCATGACTACCCACCTGCGGTACAAAAGCTGTTGGGTGAGATGTTGGTCGCAACCAGTTTACTGACCGCCACGCTCAAGTTTGATGGTGATATCACCGTGCAGTTGCAGGGGGCAGATGGCCCGTTGTCACTGGCGGTGATTAACGGCAATAACCAGCAGCAAATGCGGGGTGTCGCTCGCTTTAAAGGTGAAATCAGCGATGAAAGCACGCTGAAAGAGATGGTCGGCAACGGCTATCTGGTTATCACCATCACCCCGGCAAAGGGCGAGCGCTATCAGGGTGTGGTAGCTCTGGAAGGGGAGACTATCGCCGCCTGTTTAGAAAATTACTTTATGCAGTCTGAACAATTACCAACACGCCTGTTTATTCGTACTGGCAATGTGGAAGGTAAAGCCGCGGCGGGCGGGATGCTGCTACAAGTGTTGCCAGCCGAAGAGCGCAATGAAGATGAATTTGATCACCTGGCACAGCTCACCACTACCATCAAAGCTGAGGAGCTATTTACGCTACCCGCGAATGAAGTGCTGTATCGTTTATACCATCAGGAAGAAGTGACGTTATATGAGCCGCAAAACGTCAGTTTCCGCTGCACCTGTTCCCGCGAGCGTTGTGCCGATGCATTAGTCACACTGTCGGAAGATGACATCACCGAAATGCTGGAACAAGATGGCAATATTGATATGCATTGTGAGTATTGCGGCAATCACTACCTGTTTGATGCTGTCGATATCGCCTCATTAAAGAGTGGTAACAGCTCTTCCTCCGAACAAATTCATTAA
- the envZ gene encoding two-component system sensor histidine kinase EnvZ, with protein sequence MRRWRFSPRSSFARTLLLIVTLLFVSLVTTYLVVLNFAILPSLQQFNKVLAYEVRMLMTDRLQLEDGTLLEVPPAFRREIYRELGISLYTNAAAEESGLRWAQHYKFLSDQMAQQLGGPTDVRVEVNKNSPVVWLKTWLSPDIWVRVPLTEIHQGDFSPLFRYTLAIMLLAVGGAWLFIRIQNRPLVELEHAALQVGKGIIPPPLREYGASEVRSVTRAFNQMAAGVKLLADDRTLLMAGVSHDLRTPLTRIRLATEMMSEADGYLSESINKDIEECNAIIEQFIDYLRTGQEMPTESSDLNAVLGEVIAAESGYERIIETDLCAGEVLVDIHPLSIKRALANMVVNAARYGNGWIKVSSGTELQRAWFQVEDDGPGIKPEDLKHLFQPFVRGDSARSTSGTGLGLAIVQRIIDAHAGSLDIGTSERGGLRIRAYIPLPLDMKAKPPAVV encoded by the coding sequence ATGAGGCGATGGCGCTTTTCTCCGCGTAGCTCATTTGCCCGAACCTTATTACTGATTGTGACCTTGCTGTTCGTCAGCCTGGTCACTACGTATTTGGTGGTGTTAAATTTCGCCATTTTGCCCAGTTTGCAGCAGTTTAACAAAGTGTTGGCGTATGAAGTTCGTATGCTGATGACTGATCGGCTGCAATTGGAAGATGGCACGCTACTTGAAGTCCCGCCGGCGTTCCGGCGTGAGATTTACCGTGAATTGGGGATTTCGCTTTATACCAATGCTGCGGCAGAGGAAAGTGGCCTGCGTTGGGCACAGCATTACAAATTTCTCAGTGATCAAATGGCCCAGCAATTGGGGGGGCCAACTGATGTTCGGGTCGAAGTTAATAAAAACTCCCCTGTTGTCTGGCTAAAGACGTGGTTGTCACCGGATATCTGGGTGCGAGTGCCATTAACTGAGATCCATCAGGGCGATTTCTCACCACTGTTCCGTTATACCCTGGCAATTATGTTATTGGCTGTCGGGGGTGCCTGGCTGTTTATCCGTATTCAGAATCGGCCATTGGTCGAGCTGGAACACGCTGCTTTGCAGGTGGGTAAAGGGATTATTCCGCCGCCGTTGCGGGAGTATGGTGCATCAGAGGTGCGTTCGGTTACCCGGGCATTTAACCAAATGGCCGCTGGCGTGAAGTTGCTGGCAGATGACCGGACCTTGCTGATGGCCGGGGTTAGCCATGATTTACGCACGCCGTTGACCCGTATTCGTTTGGCGACTGAAATGATGAGTGAAGCCGATGGATACCTCTCTGAGTCAATCAATAAAGACATTGAAGAGTGCAATGCCATTATTGAGCAATTTATCGATTATCTACGCACTGGGCAGGAGATGCCGACTGAATCGAGTGATTTGAATGCAGTTCTCGGTGAAGTGATAGCGGCTGAAAGTGGTTATGAGCGGATAATCGAGACTGATTTGTGTGCAGGTGAAGTGCTGGTGGATATTCATCCGTTATCGATTAAGCGTGCTTTGGCCAATATGGTGGTGAATGCGGCGCGTTACGGTAATGGTTGGATAAAAGTCAGTAGTGGCACTGAGCTACAGCGTGCGTGGTTCCAGGTTGAGGATGACGGCCCTGGTATCAAGCCAGAAGATTTGAAGCATCTGTTCCAGCCTTTTGTGCGTGGCGATAGCGCCCGTAGTACCAGTGGTACTGGGCTGGGCTTGGCGATTGTGCAGCGGATTATTGATGCCCACGCCGGTTCGTTGGATATCGGTACCAGTGAGCGGGGGGGTTTACGGATCCGGGCGTATATTCCGTTGCCGTTAGATATGAAGGCGAAGCCACCTGCGGTAGTGTGA
- a CDS encoding Tex family protein gives MNEQLSSIIASELQARPEQVISAIRLLDEGNTVPFISRYRKEVTGGLDDTQLRQLESRLGYLRELEERRQTILKSIEDQGKLTEQLAGAINGTMSKTELEDLYLPYKPKRRTRGQIAIEAGLEPLADSLWHDPQQEPEQVALAYVDADKGVADTKAALDGARYILMERFAEDATLLAKVRQYLWKNAHLVSKVVEGKELEGAKFRDYFDSHEPIAHVPSHRALAMFRGRNEGVLQLALNPDPQFDEPPRESQGEQIIINHLDLRLNNAPADGWRKAVVNWTWRIKVLMHLETELMSTLRERAEDEAINVFARNMQDLLMAAPAGMRATMGLDPGLRTGVKVAIVDATGKLVAFDTIYPHTGQAAKAAAVVAALCVKHQVELVAIGNGTASRETERFFVELQQQYPAVTAQKVIVSEAGASVYSASELAALEFPDLDVSIRGAVSIARRLQDPLAELVKIDPKSIGVGQYQHDVSQSQLAKKLDAVVEDCVNAVGVDLNTASVPLLTRVAGLTRMMAQNIVSWRDENGRFHNREQLLKVSRLGPKAFEQCAGFLRINHGNNPLDASTVHPEAYPIVERILAATEQALQDLMGNATALRNLNARDFTTEKFGVPTVTDILRELEKPGRDPRPEFKTATFAEGVETLNDLTPGMILEGSVTNVTNFGAFVDIGVHQDGLVHISSLADKFVDDPHKVVKAGDIVKVKVMEVDLQRKRIALTMRLDEQPGEGGSRRGNNGGNSANSSANSRNDNRGASQSRNSNDSNNRPAAKGRADSNSGSNSAMSDALAAAFKKR, from the coding sequence ATGAATGAACAACTGAGCAGCATTATTGCAAGCGAACTACAGGCGCGGCCGGAGCAAGTTATCTCTGCTATCCGCCTGCTTGATGAAGGTAATACCGTGCCGTTTATTTCGCGGTATCGTAAGGAAGTTACCGGCGGGTTGGATGATACCCAGTTGCGCCAGTTGGAAAGCCGTTTGGGCTATCTGCGTGAACTTGAAGAGCGCCGCCAAACCATTCTTAAATCAATTGAAGATCAGGGCAAGCTCACCGAGCAATTGGCCGGTGCCATCAATGGCACCATGAGCAAAACTGAGCTTGAAGATTTATATCTCCCTTATAAACCGAAGCGCCGCACCCGTGGTCAGATTGCGATTGAAGCCGGTCTGGAGCCATTGGCAGACAGTTTATGGCATGACCCTCAGCAAGAGCCAGAACAGGTTGCTCTCGCTTATGTTGATGCCGATAAAGGTGTTGCAGACACGAAAGCGGCACTGGATGGTGCACGCTATATCCTGATGGAGCGCTTTGCAGAAGATGCCACCCTGCTGGCCAAAGTGCGCCAGTATTTGTGGAAAAATGCCCATTTAGTGTCAAAAGTGGTGGAAGGTAAGGAGCTGGAAGGTGCTAAATTCCGCGATTACTTTGACAGCCACGAACCTATCGCCCATGTCCCTTCTCATCGCGCACTGGCTATGTTCCGTGGCCGCAATGAAGGCGTGTTACAACTGGCACTCAATCCTGACCCGCAGTTTGACGAACCGCCACGCGAAAGTCAGGGTGAGCAGATCATTATTAACCATCTGGATCTGCGGCTGAATAATGCGCCAGCAGACGGTTGGCGCAAAGCGGTGGTCAACTGGACCTGGCGTATCAAAGTGCTGATGCATCTGGAAACCGAGCTGATGAGCACCCTGCGCGAACGAGCCGAAGATGAAGCAATCAACGTATTCGCCCGTAACATGCAAGATCTGTTGATGGCAGCCCCAGCCGGCATGCGCGCCACCATGGGCCTTGATCCAGGCCTGCGTACCGGGGTAAAAGTGGCGATAGTAGACGCTACCGGCAAGCTGGTTGCCTTTGATACCATCTACCCTCATACCGGGCAGGCTGCCAAAGCCGCCGCCGTGGTAGCCGCCCTGTGCGTCAAGCATCAGGTTGAACTGGTGGCTATCGGTAATGGTACGGCATCGCGGGAAACCGAGCGTTTCTTTGTCGAGCTACAGCAACAGTATCCGGCAGTCACCGCGCAAAAAGTGATTGTCAGTGAAGCGGGAGCCTCGGTTTACTCCGCCTCTGAGTTGGCGGCGCTGGAATTCCCGGATCTGGATGTCTCTATCCGTGGTGCAGTCTCTATTGCCCGGCGGTTACAAGATCCACTGGCTGAACTGGTAAAAATTGACCCGAAATCTATCGGAGTCGGCCAATATCAGCATGATGTTAGCCAAAGCCAACTGGCGAAAAAGCTGGATGCGGTGGTGGAAGACTGCGTAAACGCCGTGGGTGTAGATTTAAACACCGCATCGGTGCCGTTACTGACCCGGGTTGCGGGTTTAACCCGCATGATGGCGCAAAATATTGTTAGCTGGCGTGATGAGAATGGCCGCTTCCATAACCGTGAGCAATTGCTCAAAGTCAGCCGCCTCGGGCCGAAAGCCTTCGAGCAGTGTGCCGGCTTCCTGCGTATCAACCATGGCAATAACCCGCTGGACGCATCAACCGTGCATCCAGAAGCCTATCCGATTGTTGAGCGCATTTTGGCTGCAACTGAACAGGCATTGCAGGACCTAATGGGTAATGCTACCGCGCTGCGTAATCTTAATGCGCGTGATTTCACCACCGAGAAATTTGGTGTCCCGACGGTCACCGATATTCTGCGTGAGTTGGAAAAACCCGGCCGTGACCCGCGCCCTGAGTTCAAAACCGCAACTTTCGCTGAAGGTGTTGAAACACTTAATGATCTGACGCCAGGCATGATCCTTGAAGGCTCTGTCACTAACGTGACCAACTTTGGTGCCTTTGTTGATATTGGTGTTCATCAAGATGGTTTGGTGCATATCTCGTCATTGGCGGATAAGTTTGTCGATGACCCGCATAAAGTGGTGAAAGCCGGGGATATCGTCAAAGTGAAAGTCATGGAAGTGGATTTGCAGCGCAAGCGCATTGCCCTGACCATGCGCCTTGATGAGCAGCCCGGTGAAGGCGGTTCGCGTCGTGGCAACAATGGCGGTAATAGTGCGAATAGCAGCGCCAATAGTCGTAATGACAATCGTGGTGCCAGCCAGTCACGTAACAGCAATGACTCGAACAACCGCCCAGCGGCAAAAGGCCGGGCAGACAGTAACTCTGGCAGCAACAGCGCCATGAGTGATGCACTGGCAGCGGCATTTAAGAAGCGTTGA
- the greB gene encoding transcription elongation factor GreB, which translates to MAKSNYITREGWQALDRELHYLWREERPVVTQAVSEAAAMGDRSENAEYIYGKKRLREIDRRVRFLTKRLEVLKVVDPDPRQEGKVFFGAWVRVENELEEQRIFRLVGPDEFDPAKKWISIDSPVARALIGKQVEDEVTVQTPNGEATYWILEIRYRPFDESVDN; encoded by the coding sequence ATGGCGAAAAGTAATTACATTACCCGCGAAGGCTGGCAAGCACTTGATCGCGAATTGCATTATCTGTGGCGGGAAGAGCGCCCGGTGGTGACGCAAGCGGTGTCTGAAGCCGCAGCAATGGGTGACCGTTCGGAAAATGCTGAATATATCTATGGTAAGAAGCGGCTACGCGAGATCGACCGCCGGGTGCGCTTTCTGACCAAGCGCCTTGAGGTGCTGAAAGTTGTCGACCCTGACCCCCGCCAGGAAGGAAAAGTCTTTTTTGGTGCCTGGGTGCGGGTAGAAAATGAATTAGAAGAACAGCGTATCTTTCGCCTGGTTGGGCCAGATGAGTTTGATCCGGCAAAAAAATGGATTTCTATCGATTCACCGGTTGCCCGTGCCTTAATTGGTAAACAGGTGGAGGATGAGGTGACGGTTCAGACACCCAATGGTGAAGCAACCTACTGGATCTTAGAGATCCGCTATCGCCCATTTGACGAAAGTGTTGATAATTAG
- the pckA gene encoding phosphoenolpyruvate carboxykinase (ATP), whose protein sequence is MSVKGITPQELAAYGIHNVSEIVYNPSYDLLFQEETKPTLEGYERGILTTTGAIAVDTGIFTGRSPKDKYIVRDAITQDTVWWADQGKGKNDNKPLSQETWSHLKGLVTEQLSGKRLFVVDTFCGANADTRLQVRFVTEVAWQAHFVKNMFIRPSDEELAHFEPDFIVMNGAKCTNPDWKEQGLNSENFVAFNLTERMQLIGGTWYGGEMKKGMFSMMNYLLPLKGIASMHCSANVGEKGDVAIFFGLSGTGKTTLSTDPKRKLIGDDEHGWDDDGVFNFEGGCYAKTIKLSEEAEPDIYHAIKRDALLENVVVLADGTVDFNDGSKTENTRVSYPIYHIENIVKPVSKAGHATKVIFLTADAFGVLPPVSRLTANQTQYHFLSGFTAKLAGTERGVTEPTPTFSACFGAAFLSLHPTQYAEVLVKRMQAVGAQAYLVNTGWNGTGKRISIKDTRGIIDAILNGEIDKAETFTLPIFDLAVPTALPGVNPDILDPRDTYADVAQWQEKAEDLAKRFTTNFDKYTDTPAGAALVSAGPKL, encoded by the coding sequence ATGAGTGTTAAAGGAATTACCCCGCAGGAGCTCGCCGCCTATGGCATCCATAACGTCAGCGAGATTGTTTACAACCCAAGCTATGATTTACTGTTCCAGGAAGAGACCAAACCCACGCTTGAAGGATACGAACGCGGAATCCTCACCACCACAGGAGCAATAGCGGTAGATACCGGGATTTTTACCGGCCGCTCGCCAAAAGATAAATATATTGTCCGCGATGCTATCACTCAAGATACCGTGTGGTGGGCTGATCAGGGCAAAGGCAAAAATGATAACAAGCCACTGAGTCAGGAAACCTGGAGCCACCTGAAAGGGTTGGTAACTGAGCAACTGTCCGGTAAGCGTCTGTTTGTTGTTGATACCTTCTGCGGTGCTAACGCCGATACTCGTCTGCAAGTTCGTTTTGTCACTGAAGTTGCGTGGCAGGCTCATTTTGTCAAAAACATGTTTATCCGCCCATCAGACGAAGAACTGGCCCATTTCGAGCCTGATTTTATCGTCATGAATGGTGCTAAATGCACTAACCCGGACTGGAAAGAGCAAGGTCTGAATTCTGAGAACTTTGTTGCCTTTAACCTGACAGAACGTATGCAGCTCATTGGCGGCACATGGTATGGCGGCGAAATGAAGAAAGGTATGTTCTCGATGATGAACTACCTGCTGCCACTGAAAGGCATTGCTTCCATGCACTGCTCGGCCAACGTCGGCGAGAAAGGCGATGTCGCTATCTTCTTCGGCCTGTCTGGTACCGGTAAAACCACGCTGTCGACTGACCCGAAACGTAAGTTAATCGGCGATGATGAACACGGCTGGGATGATGACGGCGTATTTAACTTTGAAGGTGGCTGCTACGCTAAAACCATCAAGTTATCTGAAGAGGCAGAACCGGATATTTATCATGCGATTAAGCGTGATGCCTTGCTAGAAAACGTGGTGGTGCTGGCCGACGGTACAGTTGACTTCAATGATGGTTCCAAAACGGAAAACACCCGTGTTTCCTACCCGATCTATCATATTGAAAACATCGTTAAACCGGTTTCTAAAGCGGGTCATGCCACTAAGGTTATCTTCCTGACTGCTGATGCCTTCGGTGTATTGCCACCAGTATCACGCCTAACGGCAAATCAAACCCAGTATCACTTCCTGTCTGGCTTCACCGCTAAACTGGCCGGTACTGAGCGCGGAGTAACCGAACCAACACCGACCTTCTCAGCCTGTTTTGGTGCGGCGTTCCTGTCGCTGCACCCAACACAATATGCAGAAGTGCTGGTTAAACGTATGCAAGCGGTGGGTGCACAAGCCTATCTGGTCAATACTGGTTGGAATGGGACTGGCAAACGTATTTCTATCAAGGATACCCGTGGCATCATTGACGCCATTCTGAACGGTGAAATTGATAAAGCAGAAACCTTCACTCTGCCAATCTTTGATCTGGCGGTGCCAACGGCATTACCAGGCGTGAACCCAGATATCCTCGATCCTCGTGACACTTACGCTGATGTGGCGCAGTGGCAAGAGAAAGCCGAAGATCTGGCGAAGCGTTTTACCACTAACTTTGATAAGTATACTGATACCCCAGCAGGTGCTGCGTTGGTTAGCGCAGGGCCAAAGCTCTAA
- a CDS encoding intracellular growth attenuator family protein, whose protein sequence is MSTMVLILALLLTSLIAVGLLWWFRFRRPAPVTATLPFAKPIYRKLTPEERVNIENYLLGQREKLGFKAQSTFDTRTLTNNNLVPAKLALTPQSENVYSVTRAITRYGVASDEPNKWRYYLDSIEIHLPSSWEQYIAQDNDVELIQTQTIPLVISLNGHTLKNHQAENSYQPILPSTAQNASIRKADSEHIELLNIRKETPEEYALHGANGLKEAAAICLALLLLFFALIGPAVILPWLIIVAITLTGWACWNMFRPLSEKDLREVHCLSGTPKRWGLFGESNQGQMNNISLGIVDLIYPAHWGPYFAHDLGKKTNIDIYLNRQVVRQGPFLSLHDEMKHFPLQRWGKNLTLIAGSLLIMVLLLIYVPLGLPLKLSIAWLQGAQSQQVTSVEALEKMPLHIGDMLKAQGTGMCYVPPNTQNPHSFVFTPFDCSGIYWNNAAPLPQPESDTIEKAAALVATVNQQLHPQGIDVNVNPQLATAIEKSGMILLDNFADIVLKTQALCGGDNDCVRLKNALVNLGNAKNWSGLVKRAQSGTLKGMNVLLRPVSADALESLVKTATSSFVYRETHLATEALNSPPPGGFLITSDEGKQLVNHPAPAVPLFDYSALEQWRELQRLSGLLLNTPFKAEGIITNITIDANGTRHIALHSEPDIVTLGRYLGTSLLLLVLIACLVVNTSLLIQRILKNRSRMDNIQRYYDNCFNQTLTPTPFLR, encoded by the coding sequence ATGAGCACAATGGTCTTAATATTGGCCTTACTGTTGACCAGTCTGATCGCGGTAGGGTTATTATGGTGGTTCCGATTCCGCCGCCCCGCCCCCGTAACTGCAACACTGCCGTTCGCTAAACCCATCTATCGTAAACTTACCCCAGAAGAACGGGTTAATATTGAGAATTATTTACTCGGTCAGCGAGAGAAGCTCGGATTCAAAGCTCAATCAACTTTCGACACCCGTACACTGACGAACAACAATCTTGTGCCCGCAAAGCTGGCTCTGACGCCACAAAGCGAAAATGTTTATTCGGTTACCCGCGCTATCACCCGTTACGGCGTGGCGAGTGACGAACCCAATAAATGGCGTTATTACCTTGATTCTATTGAGATTCACCTCCCCTCTTCGTGGGAGCAATATATTGCTCAAGATAATGACGTAGAACTCATCCAAACTCAGACCATTCCTTTAGTGATTTCCCTCAATGGGCATACGCTTAAAAATCACCAAGCTGAGAATAGCTACCAACCGATTTTGCCTTCCACTGCGCAAAATGCATCAATCCGCAAAGCAGACAGCGAACATATAGAGCTGTTGAATATCCGCAAAGAAACACCGGAAGAATATGCCCTGCATGGCGCAAATGGCTTAAAAGAAGCCGCCGCGATTTGTCTGGCGTTATTATTGCTGTTTTTCGCCTTGATCGGCCCGGCGGTCATACTGCCCTGGCTGATTATTGTGGCAATAACGTTAACCGGTTGGGCATGCTGGAATATGTTCCGCCCGTTGTCTGAAAAAGATTTGCGTGAAGTCCATTGCTTGAGTGGCACACCAAAGCGCTGGGGGCTGTTTGGCGAATCGAACCAAGGGCAGATGAATAACATCTCGCTGGGGATTGTCGATCTGATTTATCCGGCCCATTGGGGGCCTTATTTTGCTCATGATCTGGGTAAAAAGACCAACATTGATATCTACCTTAATCGTCAGGTTGTGCGCCAGGGGCCTTTTTTATCCCTGCATGACGAAATGAAACATTTCCCCTTACAGCGCTGGGGGAAAAACCTGACGCTTATCGCCGGTTCACTGCTAATAATGGTGTTATTGCTAATCTATGTGCCGCTCGGCTTGCCATTGAAATTGAGCATTGCCTGGTTGCAAGGCGCACAAAGTCAGCAAGTTACCAGTGTTGAAGCCTTGGAAAAAATGCCGCTACACATTGGCGATATGCTGAAAGCTCAGGGTACCGGTATGTGTTATGTCCCGCCGAATACTCAAAACCCGCATAGTTTTGTTTTTACACCATTTGATTGTTCTGGGATCTATTGGAATAACGCGGCACCATTGCCACAACCTGAGTCTGACACCATTGAGAAAGCCGCCGCACTGGTGGCTACAGTTAATCAGCAGTTACATCCGCAAGGTATTGATGTCAACGTCAACCCACAGTTGGCCACTGCCATCGAGAAGTCTGGCATGATTTTACTGGATAACTTTGCCGATATCGTCTTAAAAACACAGGCATTATGTGGTGGAGATAACGACTGTGTCCGCCTGAAGAATGCCTTGGTTAATTTAGGTAATGCAAAGAATTGGTCGGGGCTGGTTAAACGCGCACAATCTGGCACATTGAAAGGCATGAATGTGCTGCTGCGCCCAGTCAGTGCCGATGCCCTGGAAAGTCTGGTGAAAACCGCTACCTCATCATTTGTTTATCGTGAGACGCATTTGGCAACCGAAGCGTTAAACAGCCCGCCTCCGGGGGGGTTCTTGATAACCAGTGATGAAGGTAAGCAGTTAGTAAATCACCCCGCTCCTGCCGTGCCACTGTTTGATTACAGCGCACTGGAGCAGTGGCGCGAATTACAACGGCTCTCTGGGTTGCTACTTAATACCCCGTTTAAGGCCGAAGGTATCATTACCAATATCACCATTGATGCCAATGGCACGCGGCATATTGCGCTACACAGTGAGCCGGATATCGTCACACTGGGCCGTTATCTGGGTACCAGCTTATTGCTGCTGGTACTGATTGCTTGTCTGGTCGTGAATACCTCTTTATTAATTCAACGGATACTAAAAAACCGTAGCCGGATGGATAATATTCAACGCTATTATGATAATTGCTTTAACCAAACCCTCACTCCAACGCCTTTCCTGCGTTAG
- the yrfG gene encoding GMP/IMP nucleotidase, with the protein MPPELNWQEIDTVLLDMDGTLLDLEFDSHFWLKQVPETLSQHRGIPLEQAHKIIHDEYLAVQHTLNWYCFDYWSERLDLDIYAMTTAAGNRVRLRQDTEPFLSGLRQQGLQTILLTNAHPHSLAVKIEHTALDQHLDLLLSTHTFGYPKEDQRLWQAVAQHTGLNPARTLFVDDSETILDAARTFGIRYCLGIENPDSSCADKAFHSHPAINDYRKLLPALQLRGD; encoded by the coding sequence ATGCCCCCTGAACTTAATTGGCAAGAAATCGATACCGTGCTGCTGGACATGGATGGCACCCTGCTAGATCTGGAATTCGATAGCCATTTCTGGCTAAAGCAGGTGCCGGAAACCCTTAGCCAACACCGAGGGATCCCACTGGAGCAGGCACACAAAATTATTCATGATGAATATCTGGCAGTGCAACATACCTTAAACTGGTATTGCTTCGATTATTGGAGTGAACGGTTGGACTTAGATATTTACGCCATGACCACGGCTGCGGGTAACCGGGTTCGTCTGCGCCAGGATACTGAGCCGTTTTTATCCGGTTTACGCCAGCAGGGGTTACAAACCATTTTGCTCACCAACGCCCATCCACACAGCCTGGCGGTAAAAATTGAGCATACTGCACTTGACCAGCACCTTGATTTATTACTTTCTACCCATACATTTGGTTATCCGAAGGAAGATCAACGACTGTGGCAAGCTGTCGCCCAACATACTGGGCTGAACCCGGCCAGAACCTTATTCGTCGATGACAGTGAAACGATTCTGGATGCAGCGCGCACATTCGGTATCCGCTACTGTCTGGGTATAGAAAACCCGGATTCCAGTTGTGCTGACAAAGCATTTCACAGCCACCCTGCAATCAATGATTACCGTAAGCTGTTACCCGCTCTACAGTTACGTGGTGATTAA
- the hslR gene encoding ribosome-associated heat shock protein Hsp15: MKDKAVSDESVRLDKWLWAARFYKTRAIAREMVDGGKVHYNGQRGKPSKLVELNAEIRLRQGNDERTVRVLALHGQRRGANEAQALYEETEASIANREKVAQARKLNALTMPHPDRRPDKKERRNLIKFKQGESE, encoded by the coding sequence ATGAAGGATAAAGCAGTTTCTGACGAATCGGTTCGGCTAGATAAATGGCTCTGGGCCGCCCGGTTTTATAAAACCAGAGCAATCGCCAGGGAAATGGTGGATGGCGGCAAAGTCCATTACAACGGTCAGCGCGGTAAACCGAGCAAACTGGTTGAGCTTAATGCTGAAATCCGCCTGCGCCAAGGCAATGATGAACGCACGGTGCGGGTATTGGCATTACACGGCCAACGCCGTGGTGCAAACGAAGCGCAGGCACTGTATGAAGAGACTGAAGCCAGTATTGCCAATCGCGAGAAGGTAGCACAGGCGCGTAAATTGAATGCCCTGACTATGCCACATCCTGATCGGCGGCCGGATAAAAAAGAGCGTCGCAACCTGATCAAATTTAAACAAGGCGAGTCTGAGTAA